The Humulus lupulus chromosome 4, drHumLupu1.1, whole genome shotgun sequence genome has a window encoding:
- the LOC133831435 gene encoding putative disease resistance RPP13-like protein 1 yields MAVELVVGPVVSASIEFLLKKVTSSDVASFLRGKKDSGFDRLLDKLETTFLSLAEVLSDAEQKKIRNLRVEKWLDKLQDAVEDAEDLFEEIEYDVLKLKVESESEPDKNKVRKFFSSFNSTDQDRKIDMEKLLERLDTFEKQRYILDLQKGVEKIQSQRPPSISSIDDSNFFGRDDEKEFLKGMLLSDELGSENICVVPIVGMGGIGKTTLAQSVYNDDEVKNYFEPKAWVCVSDDFDVCKVMRTILEEVTGKGCAVESRNGLLIKIHEILNEKKFLIVLDDVWSEEYEIWDKVRMFFKVGAFGSKIIVTTRSKVVASIMGTTRSQHLEVLKEEACFKLFVKLVSGNEESTTDADLGRMGKELVKKCKGLPLAVKALASLLRFTDVKKWKGIINSDILDLPIGEKNILPALRLSYHYLPSHLKRCFLYCSLFPKDYQFRKEEMVLLWTVDNLLEHSSSNRTMKEVGCEYFDDLVSRSFFQPSSGFLTRDCFVMHDLMVDLANFVSRKKFVYIEKDKLYDIGLIKQARHIRFDINNYCFHEILKLVSETTCLRTCLPAIKKKIPPNIFLQDMLKELMKLRRLRYLSLKGYQDVNELPKSMGELRHLRYLDLSQTSIKELPKSVCMLYNLQTLNLVSCYDLTKLPKNLHHLINLRYLKMSYCKFCTLPPLGQLPAPKLFPL; encoded by the coding sequence ATGGCTGTGGAGTTGGTGGTTGGACCTGTTGTCTCTGCTTCCATTGAGTTTTTGCTGAAGAAGGTCACTTCTTCTGATGTGGCCAGCTtcttaagaggaaagaaagacTCTGGATTTGATAGGCTTCTTGACAAACTGGAGACTACGTTCCTCTCCCTTGCTGAGGTGCTTAGTGATGCAGAGCAGAAGAAAATCAGAAACCTGAGAGTAGAGAAGTGGCTGGACAAGCTTCAAGATGCTGTGGAAGATGCTGAGGATCTCTTTGAAGAAATTGAATATGATGTTCTCAAGCTCAAGGTGGAATCAGAGTCGGAACCCGACAAAAACAAGGTACGCAAATTCTTCTCTAGTTTCAACTCAACCGATCAGGATAGGAAGATAGATATGGAGAAACTTCTTGAGAGGTTGGATACTTTTGAAAAACAGAGGTACATCCTTGATCTGCAAAAGGGTGTTGAGAAGATCCAATCACAAAGACCACCTTCAATATCTTCCATAGATGATTCTAATTTTTTTGGCAGAGATGATGAAAAGGAATTTTTGAAAGGGATGTTGCTGTCAGATGAGTTGGGAAGTGAGAACATTTGTGTGGTTCCAATAGTGGGCATGGGTGGGATTGGCAAAACTACTCTTGCACAGTCTGTTTACAATGATGATGAAGTTAAAAACTATTTTGAACCCAAGGCTTGGGTTTGCGTCTCAGATGATTTTGATGTATGTAAGGTAAtgagaaccattcttgaggaaGTCACTGGCAAGGGATGTGCTGTTGAGAGCAGGAATGGGCTGCTAATTAAAATACATGAAATTCTGAATGAAAAGAAGTTCTTGATTGTTTTGGATGACGTTTGGAGTGAAGAATATGAGATTTGGGATAAAGTGAGGATGTTTTTTAAAGTGGGGGCATTTGGTAGCAAGATAATCGTCACAACAAGAAGTAAAGTAGTTGCTTCAATCATGGGAACAACTCGATCTCAGCATCTGGAAGTGTTGAAAGAAGAAGCTTGCTTCAAGTTATTTGTAAAGCTTGTGTCTGGCAATGAAGAATCTACTACAGATGCAGACTTGGGAAGAATGGGCAAAGAACTTGTTAAGAAATGCAAAGGCTTGCCATTGGCTGTGAAAGCACTTGCAAGCCTTTTGCGCTTTACTGATGTTAAGAAATGGAAAGGAATAATAAACAGTGATATTTTGGATTTGCCAATTGGAGAGAAAAATATACTTCCAGCTTTGAGACTGAGTTATCATTATCTCCCATCACACTTAAAACGATGCTTTCTTTATTGTTCCTTGTTCCCCAAAGATTATCAATTTAGAAAGGAGGAAATGGTCTTACTATGGACAGTAGATAATCTATTGGAGCATTCAAGCAGCAATAGGACAATGAAAGAAGTTGGATGTGAGTATTTTGATGATCTAGTATCTCGATCATTTTTTCAACCTTCAAGTGGTTTTTTAACAAGAGATTGTTTCGTGATGCATGATCTTATGGTTGATTTGGCTAATTTTGTATCTAGAAAAAAGTTTGTTTACATAGAGAAAGACAAGCTATATGATATTGGATTGATAAAGCAAGCACGACACATTCGATTTGATATAAACAACTACTGTTTTCACGAGATATTGAAGTTGGTTTCTGAAACAACTTGTTTGCGCACATGTTTACCagctattaaaaaaaaaattcctccaAACATATTCCTGCAAGACATGTTGAAAGAATTGATGAAGTTGAGGCGTTTGAGGTATTTATCTTTGAAAGGATATCAAGATGTCAATGAACTGCCTAAGTCAATGGGTGAATTAAGGCATCTCCGCTACTTGGATCTCTCTCAAACTTCAATTAAAGAGTTGCCCAAATCTGTGTGCATGTTGTACAATTTACAGACATTGAACTTAGTTAGTTGTTATGATCTAACTAAGCTCCCCAAAAATTTACATCATCTCATTAATTTGAGATATCTCAAGATGAGTTATTGTAAATTTTGTACCTTGCCACCACTTGGGCAATTACCTGCTCCAAAACTCTTTCCATTGTAA
- the LOC133831434 gene encoding uncharacterized protein LOC133831434 — MATKYILAATAGTFAVAWLCDYYISDKKIFGGTTPGTVSNKEWLEETDKKFQAWPRTAGPPVVMNPISRQNFIVKAQADS, encoded by the exons ATGGCAACCAAGTACATCTTAGCTGCTACTGCAGGAACATTTGCAGTGGCTTGGCTCTGTGATTACTACATTTCTGACAAGAAGATATTTGGAG GGACTACCCCAGGTACTGTTTCGAACAAGGAATGGTTGGAGGAAACTGACAAGAAGTTCCAGGCATGGCCTCGTACAGCCGGTCCACCAGTTGTCATGAACCCCATTAGTCGTCAGAATTTCATTGTCAAGGCCCAAGCTGATTCTTGA
- the LOC133833077 gene encoding uncharacterized protein LOC133833077 produces the protein MSQTHINIVVLYNGSWEQVLNEGWSFSAKQSKGMKVPKTITYNSLVDQLYTLIGADKSRIDLDLNVIYHFGSKGIPPSLISNDEDVAFFLDEIGTSINHRTPLCVSTIEKRSNDHLVTKTLELYTIPPVETKVNDDFCIDGNEDSCDDDNNDADGNEESCDGDNNDADGNEDSCDDDNNDALSSDDNENIDRSTCNDVLVKHNLQQSTSNEVWKSHDSSNNRGRKWEKGSTSASTAQLLTSSSSINSWEIKEGQIFENKQELKMKLHLYALKKNFEFKVKKSAKNIWCTVCVDDKCKWRLRATKLVNSNMFEVRKFFGEHTCSLDVRHKDHRQASPWLIGHVIRTKFEGDDVNYKPRSIVKDMSLSYGVHMSYAKAWRCREHALAYIRGTPESSFQKLPSFLYMMEQKNPGTVTHLQMDNEGRFKYCFMALGVSIMGFKTYIRPVIYVDGTFLTTRCGGTLLCAMGQDANKKIYPIAFSVVDSENNDSWLYFLLRLKEAIGEVENLVFVSDRHTSIASALTKIFPEAHHGACIHHVSMNIRAKFKTDHCHEEFFLAVKAYRKREFLRHFEKIKFKDLAIAQYLENQNNVIAEARGWPITCLMEFMRHTLQKWFFERRTAASAATSPLAIEVEADLRKLADKSTTSFSFPSSQYEITVLDGDLDGDVDLRRKTCSCRRFDLTGLPCEHALAGARDRGISPYSLCSRFYTVEAWLSSYGGSVYTLGNEESWVIPNDIGSMMIAPPLVKQKAGRPKKKRRLSKGEKNSKQHRCSR, from the exons ATGa GTCAAACACATATAAATATTGTGGTGTTATATAATGGATCGTGGGAACAAGTTTTGAACGAAGGTTGGTCATTTAGTGCTAAACAAAGCAAGGGTATGAAGGTGCCAAAGACTATCACTTACAATAGTCTTGTTGATCAATTGTATACTTTAATCGGAGCTGACAAGTCTCGTATTGATCTTGACTTAAATGTAATCTATCATTTTGGAAGTAAAGGTATCCCTCCATCTTTAATTAGTAATGATGAAGATGTTGCTTTTTTTCTTGATGAGATAGGAACATCTATCAATCATCGGACACCCCTATGTGTGTCTACTATAGAGAAGAGAAGTAATGATCATTTGGTTACTAAAACACTTGAGTTGTATACTATTCCTCCAGTTGAAACCAAAGTGAATGATGATTTTTGCATTGATGGCAATGAAGACAGttgtgatgatgataataatgatgcagATGGCAATGAAGAGAGTTGTGATGGTGATAATAATGATGCAGATGGCAATGAAGACAGttgtgatgatgataataatgatgcattaagctcagatgataatgaaaatattGATAGGTCTACCTGCAATGATGTACTTGTGAAACATAATTTACAACAGTCAACCTCCAATGAAGTATGGAAGAGCCATGATTCCTCAAATAATAGAGGTcgtaaat GGGAAAAAGGCTCTACTTCAGCCTCAACAGCTCAATTACTGACATCTTCTTCGAGTATCAATTCGTGGGAAATAAAAGAGGGTCAAATATTTGAAAACAAGCAAGAGTTGAAGATGAAACTCCATCTTTATGCATTAAAGAAAAACTTTGAGTTTAAAGTAAAGAAGTCTGCGAAAAATATATGGTGTACAGTATGTGTTGATGATAAATGCAAATGGAGGTTGAGGGCTACAAAATTGGTTAATTCCAATATGTTCGAGGTTCGTAAATTTTTCGGTGAACACACATGCTCATTGGATGTTCGACATAAAGATCACCGTCAGGCATCCCCATGGCTTATTGGACATGTCATAAGGACAAAATTTGAGGGTGATGATGTTAATTACAAGCCAAGGTCAATTGTAAAAGATATGAGTTTATCATATGGAGTTCATATGAGCTATGCTAAAGCTTGGAGGTGTCGAGAGCATGCATTGGCTTACATAAGAGGTACACCAGAATCATCATTTCAGAAACTTCCCTCATTTCTATACATGATGGAGCAAAAAAATCCTGGAACTGTTACTCATTTGCAGATGGACAATGAAGGTAGGTTCAAATATTGCTTCATGGCCTTAGGTGTTTCTATAATGGGGTTTAAAACATATATTCGCCCAGTTATATATGTAGATGGAACCTTCTTGACTACTCGGTGTGGAGGTACTTTGTTATGTGCCATGGGACAAGATGCTAACAAGAAAATATATCCAATTGCATTTTCAGTAGTTGACTCAGAGAATAATGACTCATGGTTGTATTTTCTACTGAGGTTGAAGGAAGCGATTGGTGAAGTGGAGAATCTAGTATTCGTGTCTGATAGACATACTAGTATAGCAAGTGCCTTGACTAAAATTTTTCCTGAGGCACACCACGGTGCTTGTATACATCATGTTAGCATGAATATCCGTGCGAAGTTCAAAACTGACCATTGCCATGAAGAATTCTTCCTTGCAGTGAAAGCTTATAGAAAGCGAGAGTTTTTACGCCATTTTGAGAAGATTAAATTCAAAGATCTTGCAATTGCTCAATACTTAGAGAATCAA AACAATGTCATTGCTGAGGCAcgtgggtggccaattacttgtcTCATGGAATTTATGAGGCACACTTTACAAAAATGGTTTTTCGAGCGTCGAACTGCAGCATCAGCGGCTACAAGTCCTCTTGCCATAGAAGTGGAAGCTGATTTGCGAAAGTTAGCAGACAAGTCCACTACCTCGTTCTCTTTTCCGTCTAGTCAGTATGAAATAACAGTATTGGATGGTGATCTTGATGGAGATGTCGACCTGAGGAGGAAAACATGTAGTTGTAGAAGATTTGATTTGACAGGTCTTCCTTGTGAACACGCTCTAGCTGGTGCTCGAGATCGTGGCATTAGTCCATATAGTTTATGCTCCAGATTCTACACAGTTGAAGCGTGGTTGTCATCCTATGGTGGATCTGTATATACGCTGGGTAATGAAGAATCTTGGGTGATACCAAATGACATAGGAAGTATGATGATAGCTCCTCCTTTAGTGAAGCAGAAGGCtggtcgtccaaagaagaaacGACGTTTATCAAAGGGTGAGAAGAATAGCAAACAACATAGATGTAGTAGATGA
- the LOC133833076 gene encoding uncharacterized protein LOC133833076, with protein MTKSKRLLQTYLNNKECLSSEELEDGFKRCDVKEDVWKLGLCFLVDSLLLPSELKKKCFIDVLSIVENEDDLFNYPWGRLSYEKTLFGLAKDMERLRNKYLKNVEQKRKRPAPQYTIYGYAIALQYWAYEIFTKFSAFADQQPLAFPRMLSWSAHKMLKEKDIEGVFKKKSNLVKATLNPRPEEKEFHDSIIQGPDELLMGRVISFVDDDVELDFEREEREESPTKPDVADGHRHEQDKKEIPTPINTHHEKLLADIDTLKSNQQRMEEKLDYLIELVLSQRKGGDSEDSLSDEHLASPHRTFIMEHVVGEDSPSCKVVSPGDMAGVEFKRRRVPTKRIFGSEFTDPTKKKKKAKTIVTDPCEINPLQPYDEKQMRRFKKWVIGLKKNDKPISLLAGSCTAKWFIQLITPRTWLDGLVRLLK; from the exons ATGACCAAGAGTAAAAGACTTCTCCAGACATACTTGAACAATAAAGAATGTTTGTCTTCTGAAGAGTTGGAAGATGGATTCAAAAGGTGCGATGTGAAAGAAGACGTATGGAAATTAGGTCTATGTTTTTTGGTAGACTCTCTTTTATTACCTAGTGAACTAAAGAAGAAATGCTTTATTGATGTCCTTTCCATCGTGGAAAATGAAGATGACTTATTCAACTATCCTTGGGGGAGATTATCGTACGAGAAGACATTATTCGGCTTGGCAAAAGATATGGAAAGGCTAAGGAATAAATACTTGAAGAATGTTGAGCAAAAGAGAAAAAGACCAGCACCTCAGTACACAATTTATGGTTATGCCATTGCTCTGCAATATTGGGCCTATGAAATTTTCACAAAGTTCTCTGCATTTGCTGATCAACAACCCCtggcctttccaagaatgctTAGCTGGTCAGCGCATAAAATGCTGAAAGAGAAAGATATTGAaggtgtatttaagaaaaaaagt AATCTTGTGAAGGCCACGCTCAATCCAAGACCCGAAGAGAAAGAATTTCATGACTctattattcaaggaccagatgaACTACTCATGGGACGTGTTATTAGCTTTGTAGACGATGATGTGGAATTGGATTTTGAAAGGGAAGAACGTGAGGAATCTCCCACAAAGCCCGATGTAGCAGATGGGCATCGTCACGAGCAAGACAAGAAAGAGATACCAACTCCAATTAACACCCACCATGAAAAGTTGTTAGCTGATATTGACACTTTGAAAAGTAACCAACAAAGAATGGAGGAGAAGTTGGATTATCTAATTGAATTAGTGCTCTCGCAACGTAAAGGTGGTGATTCTGAGGATTCATTATCAGATGAGCATCTTGCTTCACCACACCGTACATTTATTATGGAGCACGTTGTTGGAGAAGATAGCCCTAGCTGTAAGGTGGTATCTCCTGGAGATATGGCTGGGGTGGAATTCAAGAGAAGGAGGGTTCCAACGAAAAGAATTTTTGGTTCCGAGTTTACTGATCCAactaagaagaaaaagaaagcaaaGACAATTGTAACTGATCCTTGTGAAATTAATCCCCTACAGCCATATGACGAAAAGCAAATGAGACGTTTTAAGAAATGGGTAATTGGTTTAAAAAAGAATGATAAGCCTATTTCTCTCTTGGCTGGTTCGTGCACTGCGAAATGGTTTATTCAGCTAATTACACCACGTACATGGCTGGACGGACTGGTAAGACtactgaaataa
- the LOC133831436 gene encoding hydroxyproline O-galactosyltransferase HPGT3-like, which translates to MESLPTTKSERRWRSKPLQASKPSLLMALFSCMAWLYVAGRLWQDAENRTLLADLLQRNAGQKPKIVSVNDKLAVLGCKDLERRIVEAEMDLTLAKSQGFLNKNHLKQTGSSSRILAVIGVYTGFGSRLNRNVFRGSWMPRGDALKKLEERGVVIRFVIGRSANRGDSLDRNIDEENRSRRDFLILEGHEEAEEELPKKAKVFFSTAVQNWNADFYVKVDDNINLDLEGLIGLLERRRDQKNSSYIGCMKSGDVVAEEGKPWYEPEWWKFGDEKSYFRHASGSLLILSNSLAQYVYINSASLKTYAHDDVSIGSWMMGLQVTYIDDNRFCCSSIRQDKVCSLA; encoded by the coding sequence ATGGAGAGCTTGCCGACTACGAAATCGGAGAGACGATGGAGATCGAAGCCTCTTCAGGCATCGAAGCCTTCTCTACTGATGGCCTTGTTCTCTTGCATGGCTTGGCTCTATGTAGCTGGACGGTTGTGGCAGGATGCCGAGAACAGAACCTTACTAGCTGATCTTCTCCAGAGAAATGCAGGCCAGAAACCCAAAATCGTATCAGTAAACGATAAATTGGCAGTCCTCGGCTGCAAAGATCTGGAGAGAAGGATTGTGGAAGCCGAGATGGATCTGACATTAGCCAAGAGTCAAGGGTTTCTGAACAAGAACCATTTGAAACAAACTGGCTCTTCTTCTCGAATTCTTGCTGTTATAGGAGTGTACACTGGATTTGGGAGTCGATTGAATAGAAATGTGTTCAGGGGATCTTGGATGCCCAGAGGCGATGCTTTGAAAAAGCTTGAAGAAAGAGGCGTAGTCATTCGTTTTGTAATTGGTCGGAGTGCTAACCGGGGTGATAGCTTGGATCGTAACATTGATGAGGAAAATCGTTCAAGAAGAGATTTTTTGATTCTGGAAGGTCACGAGGAAGCCGAAGAAGAGTTGCCCAAGAAAGCTAAGGTCTTTTTCAGCACAGCGGTTCAGAATTGGAATGCAGATTTCTATGTCAAAGTTGATGATAACATTAATCTTGATCTTGAGGGGTTAATTGGGCTTCTTGAACGTCGTCGTGATCAGAAGAACAGTTCTTATATTGGGTGCATGAAGTCGGGAGATGTTGTGGCTGAAGAGGGAAAGCCTTGGTATGAACCTGAATGGTGGAAATTTGGTGATGAGAAATCTTACTTCCGGCATGCTTCTGGTTCTCTTTTGATTCTCTCTAATAGTTTGGCTCAGTATGTGTACATAAACAGTGCTTCTTTGAAGACTTATGCTCATGATGATGTATCAATAGGCTCATGGATGATGGGTCTTCAAGTAACATATATAGATGATAATCGGTTTTGCTGTAGTAGTATTAGACAAGACAAAGTGTGTTCTCTAGCCTGA